The Nitrospira sp. genome window below encodes:
- the csrA gene encoding carbon storage regulator CsrA — protein sequence MLVLTRRRGESVTIGPDIRVVVLGMKSGQVRLGIEAPPAVAVHREEVYTRIQEENRLAAKTQTVPLDALRSLAPVKRRVVS from the coding sequence ATGCTAGTACTGACTCGTCGACGTGGAGAGAGTGTCACAATCGGTCCCGATATCCGTGTGGTCGTGCTGGGGATGAAGAGCGGGCAGGTTCGTCTCGGAATCGAAGCCCCACCGGCTGTCGCCGTACATCGGGAAGAGGTCTATACGAGAATCCAAGAAGAGAACCGGTTGGCCGCTAAAACACAGACTGTGCCGCTCGATGCGTTGCGTAGCTTGGCTCCTGTGAAACGGCGTGTGGTCTCGTGA